The following is a genomic window from Sphingobacterium spiritivorum.
AGCGGGATCGGTTTTAAACACATTTATATAGTATAAATGCTGTGATGATGTATAAGCAAGGGACTGAAAAAATAATCAGTCCCTTATTTTATGGAGGATACATCCGGTTTTTTTGTATTTTTAGGCCGACCCGAAAAATTAAGACCTGATGAGAAGAAATCTATTCCTATATATTTGCATTACATTGTTAACGACCGTAGGTTGTTCTGTAAAAAAAACAAAAGAAAATACTGATACAACGACACAGGAATGGAAGTCCCTCTTCAATGGTAAAGATATCAATGACTGGAATGTTAAGATTCACCATCATGATTTTGGAGTCAATTATGGACATACTTTTAGAGTGGAGGACGGTACGATTCAGGTCCGTTACGATGAATATGGAGATTTCAATGAACAATATGGTCACCTCTATTATAAAACACCCTATTCCTATTACCATCTTAAACTTGAATACCGATTCGTAGGGGAGCTTCATTCCGGAGCGCCTGATTATACATTACGTAATAGTGGTGTGATGTTTCATTCACAGGATCCGGCGACTATGCCCAGGGAGCAGGACTGGCCGATCTCCGTAGAGATGCAGTTTCTGGGAGGGCTGGGAGATGGAAAACCGAGACCTACCGGTAATATGTGTTCACCCGGAACCCATGTAGTCTATAAAGGGAAGATAGCTGATTCGCATTGTCTCAATTCTACTTCTAAAACTTATGACGGAGATCAATGGGTGAGTGCAGAGCTGATTGTATTAGGGGATTCACTGATTACACATATTATTGAAGGTGATACCGTATTGCAATATTCCAAACCACAGATCGGAGGAGGAGTCGCCAATCGCTATGATCCCAGAATCAAAATTGACGGACAACTGTTGAAGAGTGGCTTTATCGCACTTCAAAGTGAAGGACAGCCGGTAGATTTCAGAAATATCCGTATAAAGGATCTTTCTTCTCAGTACAGGCATTAGCAGGATATTACACATGTATAAAGGTTTGCTACGGCATTATATAGGCTGTATTCATTGTTCAGAAGCGGATTCTTTAATTTTATAGCTCATGTTATCAGAGTGTTAAGTTCAGGTAAAGAAAAACTTCTCCATTACATTTGGAAGTAATGAGTATAAAGTTCTACCTTTGCACCACTCCGCAAGGGAGGGACGGTTGTTCTGAAAGGGATGACTACTGAAAAAAGGGGTTTAGAATATACGGGAGCGCAGATTTTTTGCAAAAAAGATTTGTGTGTTTCGAAAAAGATTCCTACCTTTGCATTCCCTTCAGAGGGATAAGCCTACCGGCCGGAAAGAAGAGCTTTAGTGCTTAAGATGAAGACTGGGGTCCGATACCGCAAGGGGATCGGGGAGGTTAAAAAGGGAGAGAAAAAAAGGCCAGAAAATATTTTCACAAATATTTTGGAGTTTTAAAAAAGATTTCTACCTTTGCAGTCCCTTCAGAAACGAAGGAAAAAAAACAAGATCAAAAGGGGCGCAATGCCTTGTTGAAATAGAAGCTGAAACGAGAGTGGAAGCGCGAAGTTCTTTAAAGAAATAATCATGTAGCGTAACGAGTAGTTGATAAGTCAACGAAAGTTAACAAACAATCAACCAAGTCAATTCAGGTTAGAAATAAACAAAGACAATTCTAATTATTTTTATTGATAAATAGTTAGGTGTCGAACAATTCATTATTACAATGGAGAGTTTGATCCTGGCTCAGGATGAACGCTAGCGGCAGGCCTAATACATGCAAGTCGAACGAGATTATCCAGCTTGCTGGATATGAAAGTGGCGCACGGGTGCGTAACGCGTGAGCAACCTACCTCTGTCAGGGGGATAGCCCGGCGAAAGTCGGATTAACACCGCATGACATTATTGATGTGGCATCACATTATAATCAAATATTTATAGGACAGAGATGGGCTCGCGTGACATTAGCTAGTTGGAGAGGTAACGGCTCACCAAGGCAACGATGTCTAGGGGCTCTGAGAGGAGAATCCCCCACACTGGTACTGAGACACGGACCAGACTCCTACGGGAGGCAGCAGTAAGGAATATTGGTCAATGGAGGGAACTCTGAACCAGCCATGCCGCGTGCAGGATGACTGCCCTATGGGTTGTAAACTGCTTTTGTCGGGGAATAAACCTACGTTTGAGAACGTAGCTGAATGTACCCGAAGAATAAGGATCGGCTAACTCCGTGCCAGCAGCCGCGGTAATACGGAGGATCCAAGCGTTATCCGGATTTATTGGGTTTAAAGGGTGCGTAGGCGGTTCTTTAAGTCAGAGGTGAAAGACGGCAGCTTAACTGTCGCAGTGCCTTTGATACTGAAGAACTTGAATGCGGTTGAGGAATGCGGAATGAGACAAGTAGCGGTGAAATGCATAGATATGTCTCAGAACCCCGATTGCGAAGGCAGCATTCCAAGCCGTTATTGACGCTGATGCACGAAAGCGTGGGGATCGAACAGGATTAGATACCCTGGTAGTCCACGCCCTAAACGATGATAACTCGATGTTGGCGATAGACAGTCAGCGTCCCAGCGAAAGCGTTAAGTTATCCACCTGGGGAGTACGCCCGCAAGGGTGAAACTCAAAGGAATTGACGGGGGCCCGCACAAGCGGAGGAGCATGTGGTTTAATTCGATGATACGCGAGGAACCTTACCCGGGCTTGAAAGTTAGTGAATGATCCAGAGACGGATCAGTCCTTCGGGACACGAAACTAGGTGCTGCATGGCTGTCGTCAGCTCGTGCCGTGAGGTGTTGGGTTAAGTCCCGCAACGAGCGCAACCCCTATGTTTAGTTGCCAGCATGTAATGATGGGGACTCTAAACAGACTGCCTGCGCAAGCAGAGAGGAAGGTGGGGACGACGTCAAGTCATCATGGCCCTTACGTCCGGGGCTACACACGTGCTACAATGGTCGGTACAGCGGGCAGCTACACAGTAATGTGATGCCAATCTCTGAAAGCCGATCACAGTTCGGATTGAGGTCTGCAACTCGACCTCATGAAGTTGGATTCGCTAGTAATCGCGTATCAGCAATGACGCGGTGAATACGTTCCCGGGCCTTGTACACACCGCCCGTCAAGCCATGAAAGTTGGGGGTGCCTAAAGCATGTAACCGCAAGGAGCGTGTTAGGGCAAAACCGATAATTGGGGCTAAGTCGTAACAAGGTAGCCGTACCGGAAGGTGCGGCTGGAATACCTCCTTTCTAGAGTACTTGAATTGGTGCTCGTTACGTATACACATGATTAAAAAAAGACATTAAGAAGAAAGTACCCATCCCAATAAAAGGAATGGAGTTACCGAGAGAGATTAAGAAAAAGCTAGTCCCGTAGCTCAGTTGGTTAGAGCACTACACTGATAATGTAGGGGTCAGCAGTTCAAATCTGCTCGGGACTACCACACAAGCCGGGGAATTAGCTCAGCTGGCTAGAGCATCTGCCTTGCACGCAGAGGGTCAACGGTTCGACTCCGTTATTCTCCACCATAGAAAAGTGTTATCGCAGGATAACACGATAAATTTCTTAACGAGTTCTTTGACATATTGAAAGAAAAAAATTACAAGAGAAGACAACAGTAGAGACGTTTTCCATTAATTTGGAAGACACAATACAAGCATCACCATAGTAGCAAAAGGGCTATGGTTGAGAAGAAAGTAAATAAGGGCACACGGGGGATGCCTAGGCTCTCAGAGGCGAAGAAGGACGTGATAAGCTGCGATAAGCATCGGGGATTGGCAAATGCGAATTGATCCGATGATTTCCGAATGGGGCAACCTAACATACTGAAGGTATGTTGTATAATACGCGAACGCGCTGAACTGAAACATCTAAGTAGGCGTAGGAGAAGAAAATAATAATGATTTCCCAAGTAGTGGCGAGCGAACGGGAAAGAGCCCAAACCATATATGTTACGGCATTTATGGGGTTGTAGGACCACGAGATTGTATTGACCGTATGAAGTAGAAGCAGATGGGAAGCTGCACGATAAGGGTGATAGTCCCGTATACGTAAAGAGGGTCAGCATAGTGGTATCCTGAGTACCGCGGGGTCGGAGACGCCCTGTGGGAATCCGGCGGCACCATCCGCCAAGGCTAAATACTCCTGAGAGACCGATAGTGAACCAGTACCGTGAGGGAAAGGTGAAAAGAACCCCGAACAGGGGAGTGAAAAGAACCTGAAACCGTGTGCTTACAAGCGGTTGGAGCAGAGAGATTCTGTGACAGCGTGCCTTTTGCATAATGAGCCTACGAGTTACTCTTGTCTGGCAAGGTTAAGTGGTTCAGCCACGTATCCGAAGCGAAAGCGAGTCTTAATAGGGCGCATAGTCAGATGAGGTAGACGCGAAACCTTGTGATCTACCCTTGGGCAGGTTGAAGTTGCAGTAACATGTAATGGAGGACCGAACCGATAAACGTTGAAAAGTTTCCGGATGACCTGAGGGTAGGGGTGAAAGGCTAATCAAACTGGGAAATAGCTCGTACTCCCCGAAATGTTTTTAGGAACAGCGTGAGAGTTTAGTTTGATAGAGGTAGAGCTACCGATTGGGTGCGGGGGAGTCAAATCCTACCAAATCCAGACGAACTCCGAATGCTATCAAATATATCTTGCAGTGAGGCTTTGGGTGCTAAGGTCCAAGGCCGAGAGGGAAAGAACCCAGACCATCAGCTAAGGTCCCCAAATATACACTAAGTTGAACTAACGAGGTCCGGTTGCCCAGACAGCTAGGATGTTGGCTTGGAAGCAGCCATTCATTTAAAGAGTGCGTAACAGCTCACTAGTCGAGCGGCCGGGCGTGGATAATAAACGGGCATCAAGTGTATTACCGAAGCTATGGATTATATACATGAGTATATACTGGTAGGGGAGCATTCTATAGGGGGTGAATCGTCATGGTAATGTGGCGTGGACTTTATAGAAAAGCAAATGTAGGCATAAGTAACGATAAGGCAGGTGGGAAACCTGCCCACCGAAAGACTAAGGTTTCCTGATCAACGCTAATCGGATCAGGGTTAGTCGGGGCCTAAGGTACACCCGAACGGGGACAACCGATGGACAACTGGTTAATATTCCAGTACTTTTTATAACTGCGATGTGGTGACGGAGTAGTGACACTGCCGCGAACTGACGGAATAGTTCGTTAAAAGGCGTAGGTATTAGAGATGTAGGCAAATCCGCATTTCTAGCTGAACCCCAATAGTACAGCAAAGCTTCGGTGGCGCTGATAGAGCAGGTAAGCAGACTTCCAAGAAAACCCGCTAAGCTTCAGGTTATAAAAACCCGTACCGTAAACCGACACAGGTAGTCGAGGAGAGAATCCTAAGGTGCTCGAGTGAATCATGGCTAAGGAACTCGGCAAAATGGCCCTGTAACTTCGGGAGAAGGGGCGCTTCCTCACGAGAGTGAGAAGCCGCAGTGAAAAGGCCCAGGCGACTGTTTAACAAAAACATATGGCTTTGCAAAATCGAAAGATGAGGTATAAGGCCTGACACCTGCCCGGTGCTGGAAGGTTAAGAGGGGATGTCATCGCAAGAGAAGCATTGAATCGAAGCCCCAGTAAACGGCGGCCGTAACTATAACGGTCCTAAGGTAGCGAAATTCCTTGTCGGGTAAGTTCCGACCTGCACGAATGGTGTAACGATCTGGGCGCTGTCTCAGCCATGAGCTCGGTGAAATTGTGGTATCGGTGAAGACGCCGGTTACCCGCAACGGGACGGAAAGACCCCATGCACCTTCACTATAGCTTAACATTGGAATTGGGTACAGGATGTGTAGGATAGGCGGGAGATGTTGAAGCGGCTTCGCCAGGAGTCGTGGAATCAACCTTGAAATACCGCCCTTTCTGTATTCGGTTTCTAACTCGATTATGTCGAGGACATTGTTTGGTGGGTAGTTTGACTGGGGTGGTCGCCTCCAAAAAGGTAACGGAGGCTTTCAAAGGTAAGCTCAGTACGCTTGGTAACCGTACGTGGAGTGCAATGGCATAAGCTTGCTTGACTGTGAGACCGACAAGTCGAACAGGGTCGAAAGACGGACATAGTGATCCGGTGGTTCTGTATGGAAGGGCCATCGCTCAAAGGATAAAAGGTACGCTGGGGATAACAGGCTGATCTCCCCCAAGAGCTCATATCGACGGGGAGGTTTGGCACCTCGATGTCGGCTCGTCACATCCTGGGGCTGGAGAAGGTCCCAAGGGTTGGGCTGTTCGCCCATTAAAGTGGCACGCGAGCTGGGTTCAGAACGTCGCGAGACAGTTCGGTCCCTATCTGTTGTGGGCGTTGGAAGTTTGAGTGGATCTGATCTTAGTACGAGAGGACCGGATTGGACAGACCGCTGGTGAACCTGTTATGCCGCCAGGTGTACGGCAGGGTAGCTACGTCTGGAATAGATAAGCGCTGAAAGCATCTAAGTGCGAAACTA
Proteins encoded in this region:
- a CDS encoding 3-keto-disaccharide hydrolase, producing MRRNLFLYICITLLTTVGCSVKKTKENTDTTTQEWKSLFNGKDINDWNVKIHHHDFGVNYGHTFRVEDGTIQVRYDEYGDFNEQYGHLYYKTPYSYYHLKLEYRFVGELHSGAPDYTLRNSGVMFHSQDPATMPREQDWPISVEMQFLGGLGDGKPRPTGNMCSPGTHVVYKGKIADSHCLNSTSKTYDGDQWVSAELIVLGDSLITHIIEGDTVLQYSKPQIGGGVANRYDPRIKIDGQLLKSGFIALQSEGQPVDFRNIRIKDLSSQYRH